The following are encoded together in the Capsulimonas corticalis genome:
- the cas7p gene encoding type I-PGING CRISPR-associated protein Cas7/Csp1, producing the protein MIIKGILVTLIAPMSDHIANAGDKILGNASSIKQRPDGRVYISGQKQRHALFSAMDRLNFSDPKHGETYISNGDGVTTIVENDLRADLGGFLDTNKGSYSGRRTAPLSATPAVALEESRVGRDLLIRLKVNQDKESERSQALATREYSQDDLMLMNFFIDIGAVSIRKRHRYEKDMHVSTEYVKHVDEPERLRRVQLALEATGSLVDYANQARNAVSGEPQQVLIVFDTKLSRKTSRYFRAKDTERKNILNELEHRGATYFFGDDTSAEGDSVSIAYVKALKFLNENSLFDPTDGAAPITTSQFEAGK; encoded by the coding sequence ATGATCATCAAAGGAATTCTGGTAACGCTGATCGCTCCCATGAGCGACCATATCGCGAACGCCGGCGATAAGATCTTAGGGAACGCGTCTTCGATCAAGCAGCGCCCCGACGGCAGAGTATACATCTCGGGCCAGAAGCAGCGGCATGCCCTTTTCAGCGCTATGGATCGCCTGAACTTCTCCGATCCGAAGCACGGTGAAACCTATATCTCAAATGGAGATGGGGTGACGACGATCGTTGAGAATGACCTACGGGCGGACCTCGGCGGCTTTTTGGACACCAATAAGGGAAGCTATAGCGGCCGGCGCACAGCTCCGCTCAGTGCCACGCCGGCGGTTGCTCTGGAGGAAAGCCGTGTCGGGCGAGATTTGCTTATTCGCCTTAAGGTCAATCAGGACAAGGAAAGCGAACGCAGCCAGGCGCTGGCGACACGGGAATATAGCCAGGACGATCTGATGCTGATGAACTTCTTCATCGATATCGGCGCCGTCAGTATCCGCAAGCGGCATCGCTACGAGAAGGATATGCATGTCTCCACGGAATACGTCAAGCACGTCGATGAACCGGAGCGGCTGCGCCGTGTCCAGCTTGCCTTGGAAGCAACCGGATCTCTCGTCGATTACGCCAATCAGGCGCGCAATGCCGTCAGCGGCGAGCCGCAGCAAGTTCTCATCGTATTCGACACAAAGCTTAGCCGCAAGACAAGCCGATACTTCCGGGCGAAAGACACGGAACGAAAGAACATACTGAACGAGCTGGAGCATCGGGGCGCAACCTATTTCTTCGGCGACGATACTTCGGCTGAAGGCGACAGCGTCTCCATCGCCTATGTCAAGGCGCTGAAATTTCTCAATGAGAATTCCCTCTTCGATCCGACCGATGGCGCCGCTCCTATCACGACTTCCCAGTTTGAGGCGGGAAAGTGA
- the cas3 gene encoding CRISPR-associated helicase Cas3': MTYLAKPSGITLEVHVADLEAQCDVIFPNRSFTSEKYRRRTGGDLEALTRLAVKWHDEGKKCKPWQDACRRDYEYLQLTKKQGTVLRNAKIRHELASLEFIHKAGIALPDVVRVAIAAHHRKLSRRHEHRWGEERSEFGKFWKEFTAIADGFRIYEIERALETRYRYAGPRSLLQLADHRASAIEGGSPVAAIKPFEYNFPYNEKRGVQAKIEELKDEAFAILRAPTGSGKTDAALLWAKHKIEKGLADRLIIAMPTRFTASALASSNVKQLSQCGLYHSTAWLKPQSEDLDLARTLDSSVTVTTIDHLCISLTGTREDHHAIFFNLMNSCVVIDEADFYDDFTQHNIVALLRALRQFDVPVLLMSATAPDSARHLYSLSGFTVEKIHEDLTDYDRVRCHLTRLGKSSHPEDIASHLQRALDGEATIIYTNTVARAQEYYDWFQKSIRTEHNLRPEHVVLYHSRFLEHHKAQKEELLYQMLGREAWKQEAPPTGVAILTQIGELSVNISADLMISDLCPVDRLTQRAGRLARFYKDRVGELKEKRGELFIVDPYQDINDDSIFYPAPYGTYVMGSGWRIGEALSRSAELVVDGEYTAHRFVDLVNEVYPTISAIAPHVRDNCRELETCIVGNWLILPKAEAREDDDETKDWRSRDIAPQTKVYAEVNASGVESDGLLDAMTWNGFRRFQLDHGIECPQYRLDAAIKAGILNKDRDHVLLTVGEETIEIWTVPPARYCVETGLSLGDKKTS; the protein is encoded by the coding sequence GTGACCTATCTGGCGAAACCCAGCGGAATTACTTTGGAAGTTCACGTCGCAGACCTGGAGGCACAATGCGACGTGATCTTTCCAAACCGCTCCTTCACGAGTGAAAAGTATCGCCGCCGTACCGGCGGCGATCTTGAAGCGCTCACACGGCTTGCGGTCAAATGGCACGACGAGGGAAAAAAATGCAAGCCGTGGCAAGATGCTTGCCGCCGCGATTATGAATATCTTCAACTGACCAAGAAGCAGGGAACAGTTCTTCGGAATGCAAAAATCCGCCATGAATTGGCATCCTTGGAATTCATCCATAAAGCAGGAATTGCTCTCCCTGATGTCGTGCGTGTTGCGATTGCCGCGCACCATAGGAAATTGAGCCGTCGGCACGAGCACCGCTGGGGAGAAGAGCGTTCAGAGTTCGGTAAGTTCTGGAAGGAATTTACCGCTATCGCCGATGGGTTTCGTATCTATGAAATAGAGCGCGCCCTTGAGACTCGTTACCGTTATGCCGGCCCTCGATCCCTGCTCCAGTTGGCCGACCATCGCGCAAGCGCGATCGAAGGCGGATCTCCCGTCGCCGCAATCAAACCTTTCGAATACAACTTCCCTTACAATGAGAAGCGCGGCGTTCAAGCTAAGATCGAAGAACTTAAGGACGAAGCGTTCGCAATCCTGCGTGCGCCGACAGGCTCTGGGAAGACAGACGCCGCACTACTCTGGGCAAAGCATAAAATCGAGAAAGGGCTTGCCGATCGTTTGATCATCGCCATGCCAACCCGTTTCACGGCAAGCGCATTGGCATCAAGCAATGTAAAGCAGCTCAGTCAGTGCGGCTTGTATCACTCCACAGCTTGGCTGAAGCCTCAGAGTGAGGATCTGGATCTCGCTCGTACCCTCGATTCGTCTGTTACCGTCACGACAATCGACCATTTGTGTATCTCCTTGACGGGAACGCGTGAAGATCATCACGCTATTTTCTTCAATTTGATGAATTCGTGCGTTGTGATCGACGAAGCGGATTTCTACGACGATTTCACTCAGCACAACATCGTCGCCCTGCTGCGCGCGCTGCGCCAATTCGACGTTCCTGTATTGTTGATGAGCGCCACTGCTCCCGATTCCGCACGTCACCTCTATTCGCTCTCAGGATTCACAGTCGAGAAAATCCACGAGGATTTGACGGATTATGATCGCGTGCGCTGCCACCTCACTCGGCTCGGCAAATCTAGCCATCCCGAGGATATTGCTTCCCATCTACAGAGGGCATTGGACGGCGAAGCCACCATTATCTACACGAATACTGTCGCCAGGGCGCAAGAGTATTACGACTGGTTCCAGAAAAGCATTCGCACTGAGCATAACCTTCGCCCCGAACACGTAGTGCTTTACCATAGCCGTTTTCTAGAACATCACAAGGCGCAAAAGGAAGAACTGCTATACCAGATGCTAGGGCGCGAAGCTTGGAAACAGGAAGCGCCGCCAACCGGGGTAGCGATCCTTACCCAGATTGGCGAACTCAGCGTCAATATCAGCGCGGACCTTATGATCAGCGACCTCTGCCCGGTGGACCGCCTTACCCAGCGCGCCGGACGCCTCGCCCGCTTCTACAAGGATCGCGTTGGAGAGCTCAAGGAGAAGCGGGGAGAATTATTCATTGTCGATCCCTATCAAGATATCAACGACGATTCCATTTTTTATCCCGCGCCTTATGGAACTTACGTGATGGGAAGCGGATGGAGAATCGGGGAGGCGTTGTCTCGCTCCGCAGAGTTAGTTGTCGATGGCGAGTATACCGCACACCGATTCGTGGATTTGGTCAACGAAGTCTATCCTACGATCTCCGCCATCGCTCCGCATGTGCGCGACAATTGCCGGGAACTAGAAACATGCATTGTCGGCAACTGGCTCATACTTCCCAAAGCAGAGGCGCGCGAAGATGATGATGAGACGAAGGACTGGCGCAGCCGCGATATTGCCCCACAAACGAAAGTCTATGCGGAAGTCAACGCCAGCGGTGTAGAGAGCGACGGACTGCTAGACGCCATGACGTGGAATGGATTCCGCCGTTTTCAACTGGATCATGGAATAGAGTGCCCGCAATACCGTCTTGACGCCGCAATCAAAGCGGGGATTTTGAACAAAGATCGTGATCATGTTCTGCTCACGGTCGGCGAGGAAACGATAGAGATCTGGACAGTTCCGCCAGCGCGCTATTGTGTGGAAACAGGGCTAAGTCTTGGCGATAAGAAAACATCATGA
- the cas4 gene encoding CRISPR-associated protein Cas4 yields MTSIPPFPNTPLTGTEVHYYALCPRKLWWFSHGMEQEHVTGGTGHENVEIGTQLHRDSYAGRGQREVMIDGLLRIDFTEDGKIHEIKKSRGGERAAQMQVLYYLWYLKHEKGVVTTAVIDYPKERRRLDITLTPARESEVEEAIAAAQAVKELPRPPHVPAPMPLCKNCAYQDLCWG; encoded by the coding sequence ATGACCTCCATTCCTCCCTTCCCTAACACTCCCCTCACCGGAACCGAGGTCCACTACTACGCGCTCTGCCCGCGCAAGCTCTGGTGGTTCTCACACGGCATGGAGCAGGAGCACGTCACCGGGGGTACCGGGCATGAGAATGTGGAGATCGGGACGCAGCTGCACCGGGACAGTTACGCCGGGCGCGGGCAGAGGGAGGTCATGATCGATGGCCTGCTGCGGATCGACTTCACCGAGGACGGCAAGATTCACGAGATCAAGAAGAGCCGGGGCGGCGAGCGCGCGGCGCAGATGCAGGTGCTTTATTATCTCTGGTATCTCAAGCACGAGAAGGGCGTCGTGACGACCGCCGTCATCGACTATCCCAAGGAGCGGCGGCGACTGGACATCACGCTGACGCCGGCGCGGGAATCGGAGGTTGAGGAGGCCATCGCGGCGGCGCAGGCTGTCAAGGAACTGCCCCGGCCGCCGCATGTCCCGGCGCCGATGCCGCTTTGCAAGAACTGCGCCTATCAAGACCTGTGCTGGGGGTAA